ATTAGTAAAAAATGACAGTGTATGATTTTGCCTAGGCTAGAATGGTAGTGAAATCCATTGCtgactccaaaattttggtaCTTAGGCTTTGTTATTGTTGAAGTTAAATGTTGGAGTAATATATGCATTGATGGAGAAGTGGTTTTAAGTAGAAATAGTACATATTTTAAGGGTGAAGTGTAATTCATTTATAGAAAGTTTGTGAGTAAAAGGTTAACATATGGAATAGTCTTTGTATGAAATGGGTGAATCATATTTCTTTGTGGTTAGGCTTATGCATAAGTTTTGGATATTTAAAGACATTGCAGATTTATGAGCCATACCTTATACAGTAACTTGGCTGATTTGGTTATCTGGCAATGATGCAATGCTTGATAGGTGGACTAGATCATACGTAATGCAATTCTTTAGAAGGTATACAAAACTGTTAACCCCAcgtgtgattttgattttgataagttaGGGAACCTTTCTAAAGAAATCCCCTTGAACTCGCCTATAGTCTGGTAAAACCCATGGGCAACTAACCCCACCTGCCAAAGCAAGTTGCTGGGTAATCCAGGGGCATTCACCTTTGATGGGCTAAGCAGTTTATTCTCATGCCTAGGAGCAACCCCGTGTGTGATTTGTAGGGTAAACATCAGAATTTGTGTAACATACAGTATGTAAGGATCTTGTGCCATGAAGACgtgctttctttgtttcttattttatttctccTTTTATTTAGAAGGATCTGTTGCATCGTTTGTGCAAATTTGTGTAACATACAGAATATttccttgagagagagagagagagagagagagagagagagagattgccTTTCATATTAAATAACACATGATTGAACCATGATGGTTCTAAAATTGACTAATTGCTGGTtctagtaattttttattacacttTGTCCTAAATTTTTGGTCACTGTTAAATTTTCAGACTCATGAGATTTTGAAGGAGGCAAGTACAGTTTTGGAGGATGAGATGTGGCTTTTTAGTGCAGGAGCAGAACATCCGGTGAGATACAATCATACCATGGAAATGCGGAGGACTATCCCCAGTGTTGCTGCCAAGGCAGAGTTTGGCTTGATCAGTACCTCTGCTTCTCTTCTTGGAAAACCAACTTCCTTAGCAAATGCATTTAATAGTTTGCTTGTGCTTCATGATATTATCATGATGATATCATCATGCCACCATGGTGAGTATGATAAAGGGGAACTGTTTTTTAGTAAATTGGGATCTGTTTGTACCATTTCTGATTGTATTTTGAGGAAACTGCGAGGATTTCTCAAGGTTGTTTCACTTGATTGTACAAAACTTGAACTTCTGGAAGAGGGAATTGAGAAGTCATTACCTTATAAATCCAAAGAAAAGCCTGGTGCTTGTAGCCGTAGAAAAAAAGGGAGAACCCGTAATATGAAAAGGGGAAATCCTATTCCAAGGTCTCATCTAGATGATTTTCCATGTGAAAAATCTCTCATGGTAATATTTTATGCTATAAAGCATTTGCTGAAGTCCttttacacacacatacacacattgAGATATTTAGTGATAAATGTTCCAAATAATATTCCAGGATCTTGATTGTGCGAATGCATGTAAAGAGAAGGCAGATTTGATGGAGTCCCAAAAGATTTTTGATATACCTCGGGGGAAGGAGACTTGCAGAGAGACATCAACTGTTCAAATGGTGACAATAATTATTACTATCACATTTTCATTTGAAatcatttatctttttattggtttattgGTATGATATTAATTGTTTGGATGGTTTATAACTGGTAGTTGTTATCAGGAACATGCCCAAGGAATGGTTGTTGGAAAAGTTCAAAATCCTGCAAGGAAGGGTAggaaagataaaaacaaaatgaaaaaatctGGGTTTAATAATCTCATGGAAGTGAGGAAGTATGAGAATTCAGTCATGGAAGATTCCTCGTTGTCTGCTGTTTCTCAAAATGAGGCACCAGATTCTGGTCGAGCATCTCACAATTCAACCACCCTGAATGCCACagatgataataaaattggtaaTAATATCCTTGCATCAAATTCCGGTCTTCCTTGTTCCGTTAATGGGCCTACTAGGGAGGACAATGCCACCCAAAGCATTCAAGGAGATTATGTTAATGGTTCTAGTGAAAGTTTCTGTAATATAGGTTCAGAGTGTTATAATTTATCAAATGATATGATTGAAAAGCAAACAATATCTTTAAGATTAGAGACCTTAAATTGTAATGTACCTTCTGCTGTGCCTGCATTGGGGCTTGATAATGTTTTGAGCAATGAAGATAGCAATTTCCAGAATTGTGAAAATAGAAGTGAATGTGATGTAAAATCAACTTTCCCTGACAAACCAATCCGAGCTTTTGACATAAAAGATGAATCTGTTCTGGTTAGGGAGCAAGAGAGTGTAAATACATTTGATACAGGACCCTCCAATTCTTCAGAGTACCCACTGAATGAGTGGCCCAATGTTACTCCTGTTTATTTTCCATCTGTTAGTTCACATCTCCCAGCTGCCACTGATCGATTGCATCTGGATGTTGGTCGGAACTGGCATAATCACTTCCAGCAATCCTTCATACCCACAATGCATCATGCAAGAAACTCTCCAATTGAAGGCGGGTGTAAGCCAATTCTGTCTCGACCATTGTCAATGAGTTTAGATTGGCCTCCAGTGGTTCGAAGTACTTGTGGACTGGCTCCCTCGGTAACCTATAATTATGATTCTGGATTTATCTCAAGGCGGCAGTCTACTTTCCCACAAAGTTTAAACGCTCACAGTGTGCAGCTTAATGCTCCGATCACTGATGATGAAAGGAAGTATTCTGGGGACTTCACAGATTCACCCGATCTAACAAATGCACAGGAACTAGCAGATGAATGTGACAGCCACTGGATATCAGAGGAAGAAGTTGAGGTGCATGCTTTTTCCGGGAAAGATTATAATCAATACTTTGGTGGTGGTGTGATGTACTGGAATCCTTCTGATCTCCCGGGGACGGGTTTTTCTCGACCTCCTTCCCTTAGTTCTGATGATAGCTCATGGGCTTGGCGTGATGCTGACATGATTAGGGCTGTTGATGACATGGTTGCATATTCTTCTTCATATAGTACTAATGGTTTGACTTCACCTACTGCTGCTTCATTCAGTTCTTTTGATCCTTTGGGGCCTGGACACCAGCCTCTTGGTTATGTAATTCCAGGAAATGAAATACCTGGCAAGATGTTGCATTCCTCATCAACATTGGCAGATGCGGGGGCTGAAGAGGACAGTTCTGGAACTTTGCCAAATTTACCTAGTGATGTTGAAGGGAAGACAGGAGATTCCCTTCCTTATCCTATTTTGCCACCAATCGTCGTTCCAAATTGGTCGAGGGGATCAAGAGATTTTAAGCGTAATCATGATCACAAAAGCCCTTGTGTTCCTTCTACAAGGCGGGAGCACCCTCGGATAAAGCGGCCACCGTCACCTGTAGTGCTTTGTGTTCCAAGGGCTCCACGTCCACCACCGCCTTCCCCTGTGAGTGACTCCAGAAAACTAAGGGGTTTTCCAACTGTTAGATCTGGCAGTTCCAGCCCTAGGCAATGGGGTGTGAGAGGTTGGTACAATGATGGAAATAACTTGGAGGATGCTTGTTTGCGTATGGATGGTGCTGAAGTTGTTTGGCCTTCTTGGAGAAACAATAATCTGTCAGCTCGTCCAATGATTCAGCCTCTACCTGCAGCTTTGCTGCAGGATCGGTTGATTGCTAAGCTAGCTCGTGATCAGGAACATGTAAGTATGGCACCTATTTTATATTGTTCTAAAGTTTCTCTGGTGTTTTGCAATGCAtttattagatgaaaatatcattACACAGCCAGACGTTGCAATCCCTCTGCAACCACCAGAGTTACAAAGCTGTCCTTCATGGAAGACCTCAATTTCTTTGATGCACAGCCTCCTCCGTGATGAGATTGACTCATTCTGCAAGCAGGTACAAGGcttttttttccattatcaTGATCACCATCATCGTCTGTCATTATGGCCATCATCATtattctagggtttttttttctccactCAAAATTTGCATTGAGAATTTGTAGCTTTGCCCTTATTGACTCCAATAATCCATGTGACATTACAAATATGATGGTGTCCAAGGTTGCTGCAGCAAATATGGCCAGGAAGCCCTACATAAATTGGGCAGTCAAGCGAGTTACACGATCTCTCCAAGTCCTATGGCCCAGGTCTCAAACACACATATTTGGTTCAAATTCAACAGGTTTGTCCCTTCCAACAAGTGATGTGGACCTTGTGGTTTGTCTCCCTCCAGTGAGAAACCTGGTAAAATTCTTGATTCAATAACTACTTTACCCTGTGCTAGTACTTTTATGGCAAACACCTTATCTGCAAGACATATGCTATAGGAACCCATTAAAGAAGCTGGGATATTGGAGGGTCGTAATGGTATCAAAGAAACATGCCTTCAGGTATGTTGCCAATTATGTACATCGGTATTGTAGTAGTAAGGCAGTTGTGGCAAAACAGCTATTTGTGTGAGTTATATATTTCTTGATGTTCTTTATCTTGTAGTCTGAAACTCTTTGGGTTCTCAataaaatccaataaaattGTAGATGTTATACCTAAGACTGTAACTGTTTAAAATATACTGAGATATTCTATACAATCAGATTAAGGGAAATCTCATTGATGTCACATTGAATTACCTGAGAATCAATGATGCTCACAACAACAGTGTTATTGGTGCTTTTAGGAGTTGAAAATAAGCCAATATTTTGCACCTTCTCAACCATTTTCCTTGATTACTGTCCTTCTACAAACATTTCTAATTACTGCCAGAAAACTCGGAAATAATTGGAGCTGATAAGGAATGACAAATGTGTTAGGAGCCTTTTGGCAGTGGGTGCAACTTGGTGTAATGTGCGTTAATgttatttatttctcttttttaagaGCAGATGAATTCATCAGTACTAATATCATCAAACATActtcaaattattatttcttttcgtTGAGAAGTATAGGAGTGCTTTAGGTAGGAGTtatctaatttaatatatatccCTCAAGTCCTTTACATGGTTAAAAAAATTGGTCTGATATAATtagcaaaaaagagaaaaaaagatcaGATATAATAAAACTGTGAATGATTACTGGCCTTGTGAATTCAAGCCAAGCTTATTGgttaattttttcccctttcctttATGTAAGTACTTTTAGTGTCTATCATTGGCGTTCAAGGTTGTTGATCAACGACTTATTTGGCCTCTCTATACACATGCAGTCAACCTTAGCTGGTAGCTAAGCATGGGTTTCTTGGTTATTTAGCCAAAGTTTCATTGCACATTGTGGATTTCTGGTATTGGGTGGAACTTGATGTCGGAATTAAGAGATGGATTAGAGGTTCCACAATTTTAGGTCAAACAACAACATTCTTTTCTAGACCTGCATGTTACCATGCTTAATTGGACTTCCATTACTGATTTCTTTTACACTAATGATCATCAGGGTCTTGGAAAGGGGTCTTGAGGGCCCCGATTTAGCATGCTGATAGTAGAAGAATGTTGATGCATGGCCTACTGTGTTGGTCCTAATCTGATGCAGAATTTTTCCATTTGGTTCTGACCACTGCCATTAGATTTCTTTAAGTGTTCCTCACTCTCcctcttttcattttaaactatttttattattactcttataaaaaagtataaaataatagtaataataataataatttattggtaagtaattgcaattattattattattattatttcctaTCTAAAAAGAATTTAATACCTCTGTGAAGGCCAATCTTGATACCAAGACTTTATTTGATGAAGTGtgaattttagcatttaatCAAGCTAATGGTGGTTAGCTGCCATGGAAGTTAATGGCAAATGAGATTTGCATGACCAAGCaccttttaataaaaaatcttgaaatgtATACATCAATTACAAACTGAAATTCCAAAGCAAGGAGTAAGGGAGCTTTTGAAGTGACAGCAAAGTCTGTAATCTTTACTTTTTAATggtgtgactttttttttgaatgagatgTTAATTTTTGCAGGTGAATGATTAGATACGCAACCTTGTTTTCAACAGCTTatgttttcaatatatatatattttctaaacttagttcttctaaatattttgtttgtggTGCATGGCATTTGTATCTATTTCAAAATGGTAAATTTTTTCTCACCATTAGTGTAAACATAAACTAAATTAGATTCCTAGAAGAGGGTGCATAAACTTGTTGATACTGATTATTGTGGTTCTgttcatgattttttattttttattttttttttctattttatgtgTAATTTTTACTGTTGTTATTATAACCTTCCAATTTTGTATTTGAGCATGCCATGTTGGTCAAGCTCTGTTAAATTgcatttgttgttgttctttgcCAGTTAAAAGATTGAGATTTTGTTGTATTGGTATTTCAGCATGCAGCTAGGTATCTTGCCAACCAGGAGTGGGTAAAAAATGATTCCCTTAAGACTGTGGAAAATACAGCTGTAATGCCTCTTCTTTCAAACTCTGTTAATTTTGCTTCTCTTTAATCTTATATGTTTCTTCTTATACTGTTCCCCTTTGGTCTTAGATACCTATTATTAAGCTTGTGGTTGAAGTACCTCACGATCTCATTACCTCTTCTGCCTCTAATGTACAATCACCTAAGGAGGAGACAACTCACATGAATGGTGAACAAGGCAATAATGTTTATTCTGATACGGTTGTTCTAGAAGATTCTGCTCTGCCAAAATGTGCACAGATAGATTGTGATACTACCAATGATTCAAAATCAGTTTGTCTTGACATCAGTTTTAAGTCACCATCACATACAGGATTGCAAACTACAAAGCTGGTAATTTTCTTTGGAATATAGTACTTTTAGCTATAAGATCCTTACCTTTTAGATAGTTATTAGAATATCTACTTCAAGTTCTACCCATGATTCACTCAATTTTGATAAAAggttaatttaagtttttggggTTAATGCCCCTGG
This genomic stretch from Quercus robur chromosome 4, dhQueRobu3.1, whole genome shotgun sequence harbors:
- the LOC126723023 gene encoding uncharacterized protein LOC126723023 isoform X1 produces the protein MSKPKSKSKSKPNRCNSKPSLANSVMTQSQLIDSLTSHISLYHSRTAADSDLPPLQNSNPRSSILKWFSSLTVHQRQAHITAVDSRFVRVLVDMLGKVRTHGHGCFIVLPDIPSRDDLPSFCFKKSRGLLSRVAESNRSERLVSESVRLFSSTEGESVGQCSCSVRSLDTATVSEEFVEDLERFVETMDEVSNGGFLRGEESKLGSDWVELEWLKAKGYYTMEAFVVNRLEVALRLAWLNCNNGRKRGVKLKEKASTAAGVAANVYWRKRGCVDWWRNLDAAARRKILTVVLGKSAKSLTHEILKEASTVLEDEMWLFSAGAEHPVRYNHTMEMRRTIPSVAAKAEFGLISTSASLLGKPTSLANAFNSLLVLHDIIMMISSCHHGEYDKGELFFSKLGSVCTISDCILRKLRGFLKVVSLDCTKLELLEEGIEKSLPYKSKEKPGACSRRKKGRTRNMKRGNPIPRSHLDDFPCEKSLMDLDCANACKEKADLMESQKIFDIPRGKETCRETSTVQMEHAQGMVVGKVQNPARKGRKDKNKMKKSGFNNLMEVRKYENSVMEDSSLSAVSQNEAPDSGRASHNSTTLNATDDNKIGNNILASNSGLPCSVNGPTREDNATQSIQGDYVNGSSESFCNIGSECYNLSNDMIEKQTISLRLETLNCNVPSAVPALGLDNVLSNEDSNFQNCENRSECDVKSTFPDKPIRAFDIKDESVLVREQESVNTFDTGPSNSSEYPLNEWPNVTPVYFPSVSSHLPAATDRLHLDVGRNWHNHFQQSFIPTMHHARNSPIEGGCKPILSRPLSMSLDWPPVVRSTCGLAPSVTYNYDSGFISRRQSTFPQSLNAHSVQLNAPITDDERKYSGDFTDSPDLTNAQELADECDSHWISEEEVEVHAFSGKDYNQYFGGGVMYWNPSDLPGTGFSRPPSLSSDDSSWAWRDADMIRAVDDMVAYSSSYSTNGLTSPTAASFSSFDPLGPGHQPLGYVIPGNEIPGKMLHSSSTLADAGAEEDSSGTLPNLPSDVEGKTGDSLPYPILPPIVVPNWSRGSRDFKRNHDHKSPCVPSTRREHPRIKRPPSPVVLCVPRAPRPPPPSPVSDSRKLRGFPTVRSGSSSPRQWGVRGWYNDGNNLEDACLRMDGAEVVWPSWRNNNLSARPMIQPLPAALLQDRLIAKLARDQEHPDVAIPLQPPELQSCPSWKTSISLMHSLLRDEIDSFCKQVAAANMARKPYINWAVKRVTRSLQVLWPRSQTHIFGSNSTGLSLPTSDVDLVVCLPPVRNLEPIKEAGILEGRNGIKETCLQHAARYLANQEWVKNDSLKTVENTAIPIIKLVVEVPHDLITSSASNVQSPKEETTHMNGEQGNNVYSDTVVLEDSALPKCAQIDCDTTNDSKSVCLDISFKSPSHTGLQTTKLVKELTEQFLAATPLALVLKQFLADRSLDQSYSGGLSSHCLVLLITRFLQHEHHLGRPINQNFGSLLMDFLYFFGNVFDPRQMRISVQGSGVYMKRERGCSIDPIHIDDPLYPTNNVGRNCFRIHQCIKAFSEAYSVLENELICIPDSGDTCSRPPYRLLPKIIPSIDVL
- the LOC126723023 gene encoding uncharacterized protein LOC126723023 isoform X2; amino-acid sequence: MSKPKSKSKSKPNRCNSKPSLANSVMTQSQLIDSLTSHISLYHSRTAADSDLPPLQNSNPRSSILKWFSSLTVHQRQAHITAVDSRFVRVLVDMLGKVRTHGHGCFIVLPDIPSRDDLPSFCFKKSRGLLSRVAESNRSERLVSESVRLFSSTEGESVGQCSCSVRSLDTATVSEEFVEDLERFVETMDEVSNGGFLRGEESKLGSDWVELEWLKAKGYYTMEAFVVNRLEVALRLAWLNCNNGRKRGVKLKEKASTAAGVAANVYWRKRGCVDWWRNLDAAARRKILTVVLGKSAKSLTHEILKEASTVLEDEMWLFSAGAEHPVRYNHTMEMRRTIPSVAAKAEFGLISTSASLLGKPTSLANAFNSLLVLHDIIMMISSCHHEGIEKSLPYKSKEKPGACSRRKKGRTRNMKRGNPIPRSHLDDFPCEKSLMDLDCANACKEKADLMESQKIFDIPRGKETCRETSTVQMEHAQGMVVGKVQNPARKGRKDKNKMKKSGFNNLMEVRKYENSVMEDSSLSAVSQNEAPDSGRASHNSTTLNATDDNKIGNNILASNSGLPCSVNGPTREDNATQSIQGDYVNGSSESFCNIGSECYNLSNDMIEKQTISLRLETLNCNVPSAVPALGLDNVLSNEDSNFQNCENRSECDVKSTFPDKPIRAFDIKDESVLVREQESVNTFDTGPSNSSEYPLNEWPNVTPVYFPSVSSHLPAATDRLHLDVGRNWHNHFQQSFIPTMHHARNSPIEGGCKPILSRPLSMSLDWPPVVRSTCGLAPSVTYNYDSGFISRRQSTFPQSLNAHSVQLNAPITDDERKYSGDFTDSPDLTNAQELADECDSHWISEEEVEVHAFSGKDYNQYFGGGVMYWNPSDLPGTGFSRPPSLSSDDSSWAWRDADMIRAVDDMVAYSSSYSTNGLTSPTAASFSSFDPLGPGHQPLGYVIPGNEIPGKMLHSSSTLADAGAEEDSSGTLPNLPSDVEGKTGDSLPYPILPPIVVPNWSRGSRDFKRNHDHKSPCVPSTRREHPRIKRPPSPVVLCVPRAPRPPPPSPVSDSRKLRGFPTVRSGSSSPRQWGVRGWYNDGNNLEDACLRMDGAEVVWPSWRNNNLSARPMIQPLPAALLQDRLIAKLARDQEHPDVAIPLQPPELQSCPSWKTSISLMHSLLRDEIDSFCKQVAAANMARKPYINWAVKRVTRSLQVLWPRSQTHIFGSNSTGLSLPTSDVDLVVCLPPVRNLEPIKEAGILEGRNGIKETCLQHAARYLANQEWVKNDSLKTVENTAIPIIKLVVEVPHDLITSSASNVQSPKEETTHMNGEQGNNVYSDTVVLEDSALPKCAQIDCDTTNDSKSVCLDISFKSPSHTGLQTTKLVKELTEQFLAATPLALVLKQFLADRSLDQSYSGGLSSHCLVLLITRFLQHEHHLGRPINQNFGSLLMDFLYFFGNVFDPRQMRISVQGSGVYMKRERGCSIDPIHIDDPLYPTNNVGRNCFRIHQCIKAFSEAYSVLENELICIPDSGDTCSRPPYRLLPKIIPSIDVL
- the LOC126723023 gene encoding uncharacterized protein LOC126723023 isoform X3, whose translation is MSKPKSKSKSKPNRCNSKPSLANSVMTQSQLIDSLTSHISLYHSRTAADSDLPPLQNSNPRSSILKWFSSLTVHQRQAHITAVDSRFVRVLVDMLGKVRTHGHGCFIVLPDIPSRDDLPSFCFKKSRGLLSRVAESNRSERLVSESVRLFSSTEGESVGQCSCSVRSLDTATVSEEFVEDLERFVETMDEVSNGGFLRGEESKLGSDWVELEWLKAKGYYTMEAFVVNRLEVALRLAWLNCNNGRKRGVKLKEKASTAAGVAANVYWRKRGCVDWWRNLDAAARRKILTVVLGKSAKSLTHEILKEASTVLEDEMWLFSAGAEHPVRYNHTMEMRRTIPSVAAKAEFGLISTSASLLGKPTSLANAFNSLLVLHDIIMMISSCHHGEYDKGELFFSKLGSVCTISDCILRKLRGFLKVVSLDCTKLELLEEGIEKSLPYKSKEKPGACSRRKKGRTRNMKRGNPIPRSHLDDFPCEKSLMDLDCANACKEKADLMESQKIFDIPRGKETCRETSTVQMEHAQGMVVGKVQNPARKGRKDKNKMKKSGFNNLMEVRKYENSVMEDSSLSAVSQNEAPDSGRASHNSTTLNATDDNKIGNNILASNSGLPCSVNGPTREDNATQSIQGDYVNGSSESFCNIGSECYNLSNDMIEKQTISLRLETLNCNVPSAVPALGLDNVLSNEDSNFQNCENRSECDVKSTFPDKPIRAFDIKDESVLVREQESVNTFDTGPSNSSEYPLNEWPNVTPVYFPSVSSHLPAATDRLHLDVGRNWHNHFQQSFIPTMHHARNSPIEGGCKPILSRPLSMSLDWPPVVRSTCGLAPSVTYNYDSGFISRRQSTFPQSLNAHSVQLNAPITDDERKYSGDFTDSPDLTNAQELADECDSHWISEEEVEVHAFSGKDYNQYFGGGVMYWNPSDLPGTGFSRPPSLSSDDSSWAWRDADMIRAVDDMVAYSSSYSTNGLTSPTAASFSSFDPLGPGHQPLGYVIPGNEIPGKMLHSSSTLADAGAEEDSSGTLPNLPSDVEGKTGDSLPYPILPPIVVPNWSRGSRDFKRNHDHKSPCVPSTRREHPRIKRPPSPVVLCVPRAPRPPPPSPVSDSRKLRGFPTVRSGSSSPRQWGVRGWYNDGNNLEDACLRMDGAEVVWPSWRNNNLSARPMIQPLPAALLQDRLIAKLARDQEHPDVAIPLQPPELQSCPSWKTSISLMHSLLRDEIDSFCKQVAAANMARKPYINWAVKRVTRSLQVLWPRSQTHIFGSNSTGLSLPTSDVDLVVCLPPVRNLEPIKEAGILEGRNGIKETCLQHAARYLANQEWVKNDSLKTVENTAIPIIKLVVEVPHDLITSSASNVQSPKEETTHMNGEQGNNVYSDTVVLEDSALPKCAQIDCDTTNDSKSVCLDISFKSPSHTGLQTTKLVKELTEQFLAATPLALVLKQFLADRSLDQSYSGGLSSHCLVLLITRFLQHEHHLGRPINQNFGSLLMDFLYFFGCVFQYREVEFI
- the LOC126723023 gene encoding uncharacterized protein LOC126723023 isoform X4; its protein translation is MSKPKSKSKSKPNRCNSKPSLANSVMTQSQLIDSLTSHISLYHSRTAADSDLPPLQNSNPRSSILKWFSSLTVHQRQAHITAVDSRFVRVLVDMLGKVRTHGHGCFIVLPDIPSRDDLPSFCFKKSRGLLSRVAESNRSERLVSESVRLFSSTEGESVGQCSCSVRSLDTATVSEEFVEDLERFVETMDEVSNGGFLRGEESKLGSDWVELEWLKAKGYYTMEAFVVNRLEVALRLAWLNCNNGRKRGVKLKEKASTAAGVAANVYWRKRGCVDWWRNLDAAARRKILTVVLGKSAKSLTHEILKEASTVLEDEMWLFSAGAEHPVRYNHTMEMRRTIPSVAAKAEFGLISTSASLLGKPTSLANAFNSLLVLHDIIMMISSCHHGEYDKGELFFSKLGSVCTISDCILRKLRGFLKVVSLDCTKLELLEEGIEKSLPYKSKEKPGACSRRKKGRTRNMKRGNPIPRSHLDDFPCEKSLMDLDCANACKEKADLMESQKIFDIPRGKETCRETSTVQMEHAQGMVVGKVQNPARKGRKDKNKMKKSGFNNLMEVRKYENSVMEDSSLSAVSQNEAPDSGRASHNSTTLNATDDNKIGNNILASNSGLPCSVNGPTREDNATQSIQGDYVNGSSESFCNIGSECYNLSNDMIEKQTISLRLETLNCNVPSAVPALGLDNVLSNEDSNFQNCENRSECDVKSTFPDKPIRAFDIKDESVLVREQESVNTFDTGPSNSSEYPLNEWPNVTPVYFPSVSSHLPAATDRLHLDVGRNWHNHFQQSFIPTMHHARNSPIEGGCKPILSRPLSMSLDWPPVVRSTCGLAPSVTYNYDSGFISRRQSTFPQSLNAHSVQLNAPITDDERKYSGDFTDSPDLTNAQELADECDSHWISEEEVEVHAFSGKDYNQYFGGGVMYWNPSDLPGTGFSRPPSLSSDDSSWAWRDADMIRAVDDMVAYSSSYSTNGLTSPTAASFSSFDPLGPGHQPLGYVIPGNEIPGKMLHSSSTLADAGAEEDSSGTLPNLPSDVEGKTGDSLPYPILPPIVVPNWSRGSRDFKRNHDHKSPCVPSTRREHPRIKRPPSPVVLCVPRAPRPPPPSPVSDSRKLRGFPTVRSGSSSPRQWGVRGWYNDGNNLEDACLRMDGAEVVWPSWRNNNLSARPMIQPLPAALLQDRLIAKLARDQEHPDVAIPLQPPELQSCPSWKTSISLMHSLLRDEIDSFCKQVAAANMARKPYINWAVKRVTRSLQVLWPRSQTHIFGSNSTGLSLPTSDVDLVVCLPPVRNLEPIKEAGILEGRNGIKETCLQGLGKGS
- the LOC126723023 gene encoding uncharacterized protein LOC126723023 isoform X5 gives rise to the protein MVVSLDCTKLELLEEGIEKSLPYKSKEKPGACSRRKKGRTRNMKRGNPIPRSHLDDFPCEKSLMDLDCANACKEKADLMESQKIFDIPRGKETCRETSTVQMEHAQGMVVGKVQNPARKGRKDKNKMKKSGFNNLMEVRKYENSVMEDSSLSAVSQNEAPDSGRASHNSTTLNATDDNKIGNNILASNSGLPCSVNGPTREDNATQSIQGDYVNGSSESFCNIGSECYNLSNDMIEKQTISLRLETLNCNVPSAVPALGLDNVLSNEDSNFQNCENRSECDVKSTFPDKPIRAFDIKDESVLVREQESVNTFDTGPSNSSEYPLNEWPNVTPVYFPSVSSHLPAATDRLHLDVGRNWHNHFQQSFIPTMHHARNSPIEGGCKPILSRPLSMSLDWPPVVRSTCGLAPSVTYNYDSGFISRRQSTFPQSLNAHSVQLNAPITDDERKYSGDFTDSPDLTNAQELADECDSHWISEEEVEVHAFSGKDYNQYFGGGVMYWNPSDLPGTGFSRPPSLSSDDSSWAWRDADMIRAVDDMVAYSSSYSTNGLTSPTAASFSSFDPLGPGHQPLGYVIPGNEIPGKMLHSSSTLADAGAEEDSSGTLPNLPSDVEGKTGDSLPYPILPPIVVPNWSRGSRDFKRNHDHKSPCVPSTRREHPRIKRPPSPVVLCVPRAPRPPPPSPVSDSRKLRGFPTVRSGSSSPRQWGVRGWYNDGNNLEDACLRMDGAEVVWPSWRNNNLSARPMIQPLPAALLQDRLIAKLARDQEHPDVAIPLQPPELQSCPSWKTSISLMHSLLRDEIDSFCKQVAAANMARKPYINWAVKRVTRSLQVLWPRSQTHIFGSNSTGLSLPTSDVDLVVCLPPVRNLEPIKEAGILEGRNGIKETCLQHAARYLANQEWVKNDSLKTVENTAIPIIKLVVEVPHDLITSSASNVQSPKEETTHMNGEQGNNVYSDTVVLEDSALPKCAQIDCDTTNDSKSVCLDISFKSPSHTGLQTTKLVKELTEQFLAATPLALVLKQFLADRSLDQSYSGGLSSHCLVLLITRFLQHEHHLGRPINQNFGSLLMDFLYFFGNVFDPRQMRISVQGSGVYMKRERGCSIDPIHIDDPLYPTNNVGRNCFRIHQCIKAFSEAYSVLENELICIPDSGDTCSRPPYRLLPKIIPSIDVL